In one Magallana gigas chromosome 9, xbMagGiga1.1, whole genome shotgun sequence genomic region, the following are encoded:
- the LOC105333729 gene encoding uncharacterized protein isoform X3, producing MMLNRSKTVPTMVTSSAQLPEKVSISVDDIYNLAERERLCYSARGRRNAVTKAQKKAYKVDEVYRSRPHTSASGYIDSYRRDVITPTKSIRSEPLPSRVSSRAGRDFEDEEEAEVYPLNYINAPSVCCEVIGPQACEECRRVQRRQHEREKFEARFSNVLVSDHNITTCAFLQRYLPHLSKEDILVKLARGDIAKPNILSRSQSLLERKSTEKDNVYSKRSRETSNIERAKQSMIQKKIKSMFFVNIMDLNTKINSGRVSRSLGFHCQPSTNKKIIPEYQSPFPSFVSPRKVSFISEASGKKFHYEPPLLPKENQIQEPGFFAGSESTYVLPERLPDTIEFVQDGKTVKRCVSTLSENENEAEEI from the exons ATGATG TTAAATCGTTCTAAGACAGTCCCCACTATGGTCACTTCCTCTGCGCAACTTCCGGAGAAAGTCAGCATAAGTGTGGATGACATATACAATCTAGCAGAGCGGGAGCGGTTGTGTTATTCTGCCAGGGGAAGGCGTAACGCGGTGACAAAAGCACAGAAAAAAGCATACAAAGTGGACGAAGTCTACAGGTCCCGCCCTCACACAAGCGCCAGCGGCTATATAGACTCTTACAGAAGAGATGTTATCACGCCGACCAAAAGCATTCGCAGTGAGCCGCTGCCTTCGAGAGTGTCTTCTCGAGCTGGACGGGACTTCGAGGACGAGGAGGAAGCGGAAGTGTATCCATTAAACTATATCAATGCCCCTTCCGTCTGTTGTGAGGTTATTGGGCCCCAAGCTTGTGAGGAATGTCGCCGAGTTCAACGGAGGCAGCACGAGAGAGAAAAATTCGAGGCTCGATTTTCGAATGTATTGGTGTCCGACCATAATATAACTACCTGTGCTTTTTTACAGCGGTATCTTCCACATTTGTCGAAGGAAGATATTTTAGTGAAGCTAGCAAGAGGAGATATAGCCAAACCTAACATTTTATCGCGATCTCAGAGCTTATTAGAAAGAAAGTCAACTGAAAAAGACAATGTTTATTCGAAACGGTCACGTGAGACCAGTAATATTGAACGCGCAAAACAATCCATGATTCAGAAAAAGATCAAATCTATGTTTTTCGTCAACATAATGGATTTGAACACGAAAATCAACTCAGGAAGAGTATCTCGTTCGCTCGGATTTCACTGCCAACCTTCAACGAACAAGAAAATTATACCTGAATACCAGAGCCCTTTTCCTTCCTTTGTCAGCCCAAGAAAGGTCAGTTTTATTTCTGAGGCAAGTGGTAAGAAATTTCATTACGAGCCTCCTCTTCTTCCGAAGGAAAACCAAATCCAAGAACCCGGATTTTTCGCTGGTTCTGAGAGTACGTACGTGTTACCTGAGCGTCTTCCAGATACCATTGAATTTGTTCAAGACGGGAAAACTGTCAAACGGTGTGTCTCAACTTTATCCGAGAATGAGAATGAGGCGGAAGAAATTTGA
- the LOC105333729 gene encoding uncharacterized protein isoform X1, whose protein sequence is MGTKVKFQLTPDILTFDPTKPCDNQLNRSKTVPTMVTSSAQLPEKVSISVDDIYNLAERERLCYSARGRRNAVTKAQKKAYKVDEVYRSRPHTSASGYIDSYRRDVITPTKSIRSEPLPSRVSSRAGRDFEDEEEAEVYPLNYINAPSVCCEVIGPQACEECRRVQRRQHEREKFEARFSNVLVSDHNITTCAFLQRYLPHLSKEDILVKLARGDIAKPNILSRSQSLLERKSTEKDNVYSKRSRETSNIERAKQSMIQKKIKSMFFVNIMDLNTKINSGRVSRSLGFHCQPSTNKKIIPEYQSPFPSFVSPRKVSFISEASGKKFHYEPPLLPKENQIQEPGFFAGSESTYVLPERLPDTIEFVQDGKTVKRCVSTLSENENEAEEI, encoded by the exons ATGGGAACTAAAGTGAAATTTCAATTGACTCCCGATATTCTCACGTTTGATCCTACAAAGCCGTGTGACAATCAG TTAAATCGTTCTAAGACAGTCCCCACTATGGTCACTTCCTCTGCGCAACTTCCGGAGAAAGTCAGCATAAGTGTGGATGACATATACAATCTAGCAGAGCGGGAGCGGTTGTGTTATTCTGCCAGGGGAAGGCGTAACGCGGTGACAAAAGCACAGAAAAAAGCATACAAAGTGGACGAAGTCTACAGGTCCCGCCCTCACACAAGCGCCAGCGGCTATATAGACTCTTACAGAAGAGATGTTATCACGCCGACCAAAAGCATTCGCAGTGAGCCGCTGCCTTCGAGAGTGTCTTCTCGAGCTGGACGGGACTTCGAGGACGAGGAGGAAGCGGAAGTGTATCCATTAAACTATATCAATGCCCCTTCCGTCTGTTGTGAGGTTATTGGGCCCCAAGCTTGTGAGGAATGTCGCCGAGTTCAACGGAGGCAGCACGAGAGAGAAAAATTCGAGGCTCGATTTTCGAATGTATTGGTGTCCGACCATAATATAACTACCTGTGCTTTTTTACAGCGGTATCTTCCACATTTGTCGAAGGAAGATATTTTAGTGAAGCTAGCAAGAGGAGATATAGCCAAACCTAACATTTTATCGCGATCTCAGAGCTTATTAGAAAGAAAGTCAACTGAAAAAGACAATGTTTATTCGAAACGGTCACGTGAGACCAGTAATATTGAACGCGCAAAACAATCCATGATTCAGAAAAAGATCAAATCTATGTTTTTCGTCAACATAATGGATTTGAACACGAAAATCAACTCAGGAAGAGTATCTCGTTCGCTCGGATTTCACTGCCAACCTTCAACGAACAAGAAAATTATACCTGAATACCAGAGCCCTTTTCCTTCCTTTGTCAGCCCAAGAAAGGTCAGTTTTATTTCTGAGGCAAGTGGTAAGAAATTTCATTACGAGCCTCCTCTTCTTCCGAAGGAAAACCAAATCCAAGAACCCGGATTTTTCGCTGGTTCTGAGAGTACGTACGTGTTACCTGAGCGTCTTCCAGATACCATTGAATTTGTTCAAGACGGGAAAACTGTCAAACGGTGTGTCTCAACTTTATCCGAGAATGAGAATGAGGCGGAAGAAATTTGA
- the LOC105333729 gene encoding uncharacterized protein isoform X2 encodes MKMIDQHTKPLNRSKTVPTMVTSSAQLPEKVSISVDDIYNLAERERLCYSARGRRNAVTKAQKKAYKVDEVYRSRPHTSASGYIDSYRRDVITPTKSIRSEPLPSRVSSRAGRDFEDEEEAEVYPLNYINAPSVCCEVIGPQACEECRRVQRRQHEREKFEARFSNVLVSDHNITTCAFLQRYLPHLSKEDILVKLARGDIAKPNILSRSQSLLERKSTEKDNVYSKRSRETSNIERAKQSMIQKKIKSMFFVNIMDLNTKINSGRVSRSLGFHCQPSTNKKIIPEYQSPFPSFVSPRKVSFISEASGKKFHYEPPLLPKENQIQEPGFFAGSESTYVLPERLPDTIEFVQDGKTVKRCVSTLSENENEAEEI; translated from the exons ATGAAAATGATCGATCAACATACAAAACCA TTAAATCGTTCTAAGACAGTCCCCACTATGGTCACTTCCTCTGCGCAACTTCCGGAGAAAGTCAGCATAAGTGTGGATGACATATACAATCTAGCAGAGCGGGAGCGGTTGTGTTATTCTGCCAGGGGAAGGCGTAACGCGGTGACAAAAGCACAGAAAAAAGCATACAAAGTGGACGAAGTCTACAGGTCCCGCCCTCACACAAGCGCCAGCGGCTATATAGACTCTTACAGAAGAGATGTTATCACGCCGACCAAAAGCATTCGCAGTGAGCCGCTGCCTTCGAGAGTGTCTTCTCGAGCTGGACGGGACTTCGAGGACGAGGAGGAAGCGGAAGTGTATCCATTAAACTATATCAATGCCCCTTCCGTCTGTTGTGAGGTTATTGGGCCCCAAGCTTGTGAGGAATGTCGCCGAGTTCAACGGAGGCAGCACGAGAGAGAAAAATTCGAGGCTCGATTTTCGAATGTATTGGTGTCCGACCATAATATAACTACCTGTGCTTTTTTACAGCGGTATCTTCCACATTTGTCGAAGGAAGATATTTTAGTGAAGCTAGCAAGAGGAGATATAGCCAAACCTAACATTTTATCGCGATCTCAGAGCTTATTAGAAAGAAAGTCAACTGAAAAAGACAATGTTTATTCGAAACGGTCACGTGAGACCAGTAATATTGAACGCGCAAAACAATCCATGATTCAGAAAAAGATCAAATCTATGTTTTTCGTCAACATAATGGATTTGAACACGAAAATCAACTCAGGAAGAGTATCTCGTTCGCTCGGATTTCACTGCCAACCTTCAACGAACAAGAAAATTATACCTGAATACCAGAGCCCTTTTCCTTCCTTTGTCAGCCCAAGAAAGGTCAGTTTTATTTCTGAGGCAAGTGGTAAGAAATTTCATTACGAGCCTCCTCTTCTTCCGAAGGAAAACCAAATCCAAGAACCCGGATTTTTCGCTGGTTCTGAGAGTACGTACGTGTTACCTGAGCGTCTTCCAGATACCATTGAATTTGTTCAAGACGGGAAAACTGTCAAACGGTGTGTCTCAACTTTATCCGAGAATGAGAATGAGGCGGAAGAAATTTGA